The DNA sequence TTGCTGTTGATTGAACAATGCACGAAACGTATCGCTGTGAACTACCCGGTCGCAGGTATAAGCATGGTACTCGTGTAAGGCGGCACCTCCCGCATCGGTTATACTGGTGCCTACGCTTTTTTTACACTCGTCTAGCAGGTAAAGGATACCATTGTTGATTTGCAGGAGGTTTGTCTGGTAATCCGACATGGTCATCAGGCCCTGTTGGAAGTTTTGGACCACAAGGTTGACCCTCGACATTTGGAGTTCGATGTTATTGACCATCTCCGGCAGCTGCTCTCTTGCCCACACAAGGAGTTGTTCCAGCGCCGGTAGAGGTTTACTTTCTACCAGTAATTGCCCAACTTGTTGGAGTGCTTGCATAATGAATAAGCTACAGAAGCCTCAAGATACCAATTTAAAAAATGCCCGATAAAAAGTTCCAATACTTTATTCTACGACGGCCAAGAAATACAGCATAAGCACTGAAAATCAAAAAATTAGCAGCACCAAATAAAATTTTCCCGTAACTTTGCATCGGTTAATACCAATGTATTCAGGAAACGTTACCTGGGCTATCGTTTCTTTTTTGCAGGAGCACTGCTATTACTCATTGAATAACTCACTTTTGCCATTGGAGCACCTTCCAACCACCACTCGTCCTAAAAGCAGAATCATCTTCATTGATGTTTTGCGTGCCTATGCCATCCTGATGATGTTGCAAGGGCACTTTGTGGACACCCTGCTAGCGGCATCTTACCGCAATGCGGATTCTTCTTTGTTCAGCTTGTGGTCGTTTATGCGAGGCATGACGGCACCTATCTTCTTTACGGTTACTGGTGTTGTTTTTACATATCTGCTCTTGAAGGATGGGCGACCGCTGAAGGAAAACAAAAGGGTCAAAAAAGGCCTGCGGCGTGGGGTGTTCCTCCTGGGTATTGGCTACCTTTTGAAGATCAATCTCCCCGGCCTGCTCTTTGGTTATTTGAGTCCCTGGTTTTGGGCAGTAGACGTACTCCACGTAATCGGCCTGGCGCTGATTGGTCTGATTGCGGTTACTGGCTTACGCGAACTGCTGGGCGGCTCACTGGCCACTTGGATGATTGCGTTTGGAGTAGGTACCTTTCTGATGGATCCTTTCTTTACAGAAAACACCTGGGATCACTTGCCGATAGTCTTTGCCCATTATCTTACCATGGATTTGGGTTCCAACTTTACCATGGTTCCCTGGCTTGGTTTTGCCTTCTTTGGAGGCGCTATTGGTTACGTGTTGAGTAAGAAATCACAATGGGCCTTTACCCACTGGTTTCCTGCGCTGATCATGGCCTTTGGGATTACCCTGACCTTAGGTTCCTGGCAGATGCTGGTGAACTTGTACGAACTTACGGGCTGGCATTACCTACCTGTTTTGTTCAACAACAACTACTTGTTCTGGCGATTAGGTCATGTATTCATTGTTATTTCCCTGTTTATGTGGGTGGTTCCCAGAATTGGCACTATTCCCAGTTTGATTACCAAAATAGGAAGTGAAACCCTGACCATCTACGGAGCTCATTATGTAGTGCTCTACGGCACCTGGCTGGGTGTTGGCTTGTCGCAATTGATTGGTTATCGCAGCCTTGACCCACTGACTTGTATCGTTGGAGCTGCGGCTTTTGTCTACGCGCACATTATCTTCATCAAGCACATTGAGACCATCAGGGACTTTGTTTACGGGCAAATTCCTACTTGGGGAAAAAGACAATATCGCCTCGCTATGGTTTGGTTCAAAAGAGAATGGCCCAAACAACGTGAACAGCTGGCCGACCGCTGGGAAGAACGCCTGGCCACAGGACCTAGTTGGTTGTTGCCACTGGTAAGAGTATTGGCGGGCAGAACCAAAGAATAGCACATTTTCATGAAGAACAACCGCTCACCGTTAGTCACCATTTTTTTAACGGTGTTCATTGATATGTTGGGAGTAGGGATTATTATCCCCGTTTTACCTGCATTGTTTTTTGAGCCTGAGACCAGCATCGTAGCCAGCTCCTTTACCAGCGACCAGCGCTCTTTGTTGTACGGGGCTTTGCTTGCTGTTTTTCCACTGCTACAGTTTTTTGGTGCGCCCATGTTGGGCAGTTTGTCCGACCGCTATGGGCGCAAGCCCGTCCTGCTGGTTTCCCAAACGGGCACCATGCTAGGGTACATCCTCTTGGCTTTGGCGATTTACTGGCAAAACCTCCCCTTGTTGTTTTTCTCCAGGATGCTGCCCGGTTTTACGGGAGGAAATATTGCGGTCATCCTTTCCAGTATTGCCGACTTGAGTGACAATACCAACAAGGCCAAAAATTTCGGTCTGGTGGGCATGGCCTTTGGTCTGGGCTTTATCCTAGGGCCTACCATTGGTGGAATACTTGCCGATGATACCGTCGTTTCGTGGTTTTCGGCGGCTACGCCCTTCTGGTTTACAGCAGTATTGACTTTACTCAATGTCGTATTTGTGATCCTTGCTTTTCCGGAAACGCTTAAAAAGCGACGGGAGACAGCGATTAATCCCTTGACGGGTTTTCGCAATTTGGCACTCTCTTTTGGCAGTCCCAACTTGCGGCGAATTTTTACCGTCGTGCTGCTTTTATCCCTGGGCTTTACCTTTTTCACACAGTTTTTTGCTGTCTATCTGATCCAGGATTTCGCCTATTCGGAAAAAAGCATTGGCTTGCTTTTTGGCTGGGTAGGTATCTGGCTGGCCATCACACAGGGGGTGATTGTTCCCAAACTCAGTAAGCGTTTTCCGCCACAGCAAATCCTGACCTACTCTATCCTGGCCCTCAGCGTCTCACTGATGCTGATTTTGATCCCCAACAACGACCTGCTGCTTTACGCCCTGAATCCTCTCGTGGCATTGGCACAAGGCATTACCTCGCCCAACCTCACGGCCACCATTTCGATGCAAGCCAACGAAGACCAGCAAGGAGAAATTCTGGGCATCAACCAGTCGATGCAATCCCTGGGGCAGCTCATTCCACCCCTGATCGGCGGCTATCTCATTACCATCAACACCACCATGCCTATCTGGGTAGGAAGTGGATTGGTCTTAATGGGCTGGGTGGTATTTGTGGTGTTTTTTGGGCCGAAAAAGGGGAAGGCTTAACGGGGGCTTTCCCTAAGAACATTTTGGGTTCATGCTGGTATTGGCGTTGCGGTACAAACACCAATACGGCACCGGATTGTGCATAGCTCCTTTGCGCAGGGCGCGTGAAACTACAACTCCTTTGCGCAGGGTATGAAACCCTGCTCTACGGAGCTGTTTTCATCTCTCGTATGTTTGTGCATGGGAAGTTGACACTCCCTTTGCAGGCTCTTCCGAAAGTTCAACTTATTCCCATCGGGGTATAGCCCCATAAAATAATCCACTAAAAAAATACCCATCCGAATCCTTTATTTTATTAAATAGATAGGAACCCTTATCCATTGTAAATTGCCTTTCATCTATCATTCCATCAAAGGCCGTACTTACGTATGTTGACTCTCCAATCCGAACACGTACTCGAATTTTTGTCGAGTAATTTCCTGAATATTTTTTCATTAAAATCAAAATAAACTCTTGAGGATGAACAATCACTCCCCAAGAGCCATTTCCACAAAAATCAAACCCCGCGCCTTCAATTGCGTACCACGAATCATAGTTTCTACTTTTATACTGAGCCTCCTGTATCCCGTATACGTAATCATCTTTAGCTAAAAACAATTTATCAGAATGAGTAGAGTTAACTAAATATAATGGGTAGTATTCAAGAAACGAAGTATCTTTTGAATACCAATCTCTGTAATATATTGACGTACCATAATCTGGAATCAGCTCAAAACCATTTACATCCAAACTATCAATAATTCTTCTCGAAGAAATACTGAAAAGAAAATCTTTGTCAAATGAAGTGTCCTGATTGATTTTTTTGACATCTATATTTTGATCGAATTTATACTTGCCTATTACCTTAGGAAATACCTCAGAAACATATTTTACGGTATCTCTTAAAACTTGTGAATACGCTTGAAAATCAGAATTAATTACTTGAGGCTTTCTAAAACTTCTATCTTCCTTATCACATTTAACCCCGCAACAGGAGAGAAAAAACAAAGCAATTATTAATAAAAAAGCAAGTTTCTCTTTCAACATACTGCTGCTGTTTTGTTTTCAGCATAACGAGGATTTTATATTTAGTTACAGTTTTATTCATCTACTATTCCCTGTTCAGCGTCGGCTGTGCCTACGTTGCTGCGTCTGCAAAACTCCCTTTTGCGAAATTAAGCTATAGTTGTTGTCATAATTCGCCCCAGACACGTTCGCATTGGATGCGCTAGACAGTATAAATAAGGACGATGATAGTGCCTATTGTTAATAAGTCCCTCTACGGTAAACTCAAAGTGGCGATAGCATCGCCGCGCATCCCTTGTCCGTTGGCCAGGCGGGCTTTTCGACTTTTGGTAAAACGCCGACGCCGAGGGGTACCCATGGCAAAGTACAGCTGCATTTTTCTCTCAAAAAGGAAAATCATCAAACAAGCTCCCCTCCCCAGCTTTCTCTTCGATTTGGATGGATTCCACGAGGTAGAGCTCTTTGCGGGCCCGCGTGATGGCGACGTATTTCAGGTTGAGTAGTAGGCTTTGACTCGCTTGGTGTAGTTTTTATTTTGCTGGGCCCGCTCGTTGAAAATTCCGAAATGCGCCAACAGCGCTTCAAATTCTTCGGGATTGTCTTTGCAAAGTGTTGACCGAAACTTCTGATTAATGTCCAGTAAGCGCTGATTGATGCGGTAGACGAGGTTTTTTATGGCAAATTGCTGGCGATCATTCCCCAACTGCGCAGGGTCAAAACCATTGAGGGCGATGAGCTTTTCGTAATAGGGCCTAAGTTCCTCCTGGAAACCCTCTTCTTTAAGAATGGCGGCGTATTTTTTTTCGTCCAGCTTTAAGGTCGTCTCTCCTCCTACGTGAGCAACCAAAATTTTGCGCCCCAACGCGTGGATGGTCTTGACGGTCACTTGGTGCAGCCCACGCGCACGGAATTTTTGCTGAATTTCTTTGGCGATGCTGCTGTTAAACGCGCAAAATAGTACCTCGCTCTGATTTTTCACAAACCGAGCACACTCCATAATCGTCGTCGTTTTCCCAGCTCCCGCCACGGCATCGATGATCCCGTGACCGCTGCCGTGCTGCACGAAAGAAAAAATAGCCTCCTGTTCCGCAGTAAAGTCCATACCTAGTACCTAGTGTCGTGAAGTTTGCTTTGCATAATGTCTCCTGTTAGGTAAAAGCAAACTTCACATTACCCTATTCTTCCCTTAAAGCCCGCCGCAAAATTTTGCCGACATTGGTTTTGGGAAGCTCATCGCGAAATTCTACTTCTTTGGGCACTTTGTAGCCCGTGAGGTTTTCGCGGCAATAAGCGATTAATTCCTTTTCTTTCAAAGACTTGTCTTTCTTGACGACGAAAACTTTCACGACTTCACCCGACTTTTCATCGGGGATACCTACCGCGGCAACTTCCAATACTTTTTCGTGGCTGGCGACAACCTCCTCGATCTCGTTGGGGTAAACATTGAAGCCAGAAACCAGGATCATGTCTTTCTTACGGTCGACAATTTTCACGAAGCCTTCGGCGTCCATGGTGCCCATGTCTCCTGTGCACAACCAGCCGTCCTTGATGGTGTTGGCGGTTTCATCGGGTCGATTGTAATACCCCTTCATCACTTGAGGGCCTTGTACCTGAATTTCGCCCACTTCTCCTGTGGCGCACAGCCCCTTCTCTTCGTCCCAGATACGTACATCGGTAGAAGGAATGGGCAGGCCGATGGTACCAATACGGCCCGTA is a window from the Lewinella sp. LCG006 genome containing:
- a CDS encoding heparan-alpha-glucosaminide N-acetyltransferase domain-containing protein produces the protein MYSGNVTWAIVSFLQEHCYYSLNNSLLPLEHLPTTTRPKSRIIFIDVLRAYAILMMLQGHFVDTLLAASYRNADSSLFSLWSFMRGMTAPIFFTVTGVVFTYLLLKDGRPLKENKRVKKGLRRGVFLLGIGYLLKINLPGLLFGYLSPWFWAVDVLHVIGLALIGLIAVTGLRELLGGSLATWMIAFGVGTFLMDPFFTENTWDHLPIVFAHYLTMDLGSNFTMVPWLGFAFFGGAIGYVLSKKSQWAFTHWFPALIMAFGITLTLGSWQMLVNLYELTGWHYLPVLFNNNYLFWRLGHVFIVISLFMWVVPRIGTIPSLITKIGSETLTIYGAHYVVLYGTWLGVGLSQLIGYRSLDPLTCIVGAAAFVYAHIIFIKHIETIRDFVYGQIPTWGKRQYRLAMVWFKREWPKQREQLADRWEERLATGPSWLLPLVRVLAGRTKE
- a CDS encoding MFS transporter, translated to MKNNRSPLVTIFLTVFIDMLGVGIIIPVLPALFFEPETSIVASSFTSDQRSLLYGALLAVFPLLQFFGAPMLGSLSDRYGRKPVLLVSQTGTMLGYILLALAIYWQNLPLLFFSRMLPGFTGGNIAVILSSIADLSDNTNKAKNFGLVGMAFGLGFILGPTIGGILADDTVVSWFSAATPFWFTAVLTLLNVVFVILAFPETLKKRRETAINPLTGFRNLALSFGSPNLRRIFTVVLLLSLGFTFFTQFFAVYLIQDFAYSEKSIGLLFGWVGIWLAITQGVIVPKLSKRFPPQQILTYSILALSVSLMLILIPNNDLLLYALNPLVALAQGITSPNLTATISMQANEDQQGEILGINQSMQSLGQLIPPLIGGYLITINTTMPIWVGSGLVLMGWVVFVVFFGPKKGKA
- a CDS encoding UvrD-helicase domain-containing protein, yielding MDFTAEQEAIFSFVQHGSGHGIIDAVAGAGKTTTIMECARFVKNQSEVLFCAFNSSIAKEIQQKFRARGLHQVTVKTIHALGRKILVAHVGGETTLKLDEKKYAAILKEEGFQEELRPYYEKLIALNGFDPAQLGNDRQQFAIKNLVYRINQRLLDINQKFRSTLCKDNPEEFEALLAHFGIFNERAQQNKNYTKRVKAYYST